One segment of Bradyrhizobium sp. CB2312 DNA contains the following:
- a CDS encoding sulfite exporter TauE/SafE family protein gives MTIVSGFADISIPQLLLVALMALFASIIGGLAGYGTGALMPLVLVPLVGAEPVVPIIAISAILTNASRAVAYVRHADRRRALIVLACAALTTALGAYGYTRLTNAGAAIVIGAMLMLSVPLRRMLRRREVRIGDTGLAAGSVGYGVLVGGTSGSGVILLSLLMAAGLEGAAVIATDAMISLGTGLIKIAVFGLAGAVTAQVLAFALLIGGIAIPGAFLAKAFVERMPVHIHAAILDVAVITGGLVMISAAARQLVA, from the coding sequence TTGACCATCGTCTCAGGCTTCGCCGACATCTCGATCCCACAGCTCTTGCTGGTCGCGTTGATGGCGTTGTTTGCTTCGATCATCGGTGGTCTCGCCGGCTACGGCACCGGCGCCCTAATGCCGCTGGTGCTGGTGCCGCTGGTCGGCGCCGAGCCGGTGGTGCCGATCATCGCGATCTCCGCGATCCTGACCAATGCGAGCCGCGCTGTTGCCTATGTCCGCCATGCCGATCGCCGCCGCGCGCTGATCGTGCTCGCCTGCGCCGCGCTGACGACCGCGCTCGGCGCCTACGGCTACACGCGCCTCACCAATGCCGGCGCTGCGATCGTGATCGGCGCCATGCTGATGCTGAGCGTGCCGCTGCGTCGCATGCTCCGTCGCCGCGAGGTCAGGATCGGCGACACCGGCCTTGCCGCCGGCTCGGTCGGCTACGGCGTGCTGGTCGGCGGCACCTCCGGCTCTGGCGTAATCCTGCTCTCGCTCCTGATGGCCGCCGGCCTCGAAGGCGCCGCCGTGATCGCGACCGACGCGATGATCTCGCTCGGCACCGGCCTCATCAAGATCGCCGTGTTCGGCCTTGCCGGCGCGGTGACGGCGCAGGTGCTCGCCTTCGCGCTGCTGATCGGCGGCATCGCGATCCCCGGCGCGTTCCTGGCAAAGGCCTTCGTCGAGCGGATGCCGGTGCACATCCACGCCGCGATCCTCGACGTCGCCGTGATCACCGGCGGGCTGGTGATGATCTCGGCGGCGGCGCGGCAGCTCGTCGCGTAG
- a CDS encoding outer membrane beta-barrel protein — MRRLIVAAVVASGMMLSSASAADLPVKAKPAPLYSWTGWYNGVNAGYGWQDKSAAYTGDVAADPLIGAGTVFTDTLAIASLQATEETAVNHPAYRQSLRGSGFTGGGQFGYNWQIDRSWVTGFEADLQYANVKGRALFEEPSTGGTPLSAASSHQLDWFGTLRGRIGYLLSDRFLAFGTGGLAYGGTKGQAAISIIGPLGGTVDAGFVTKIICPGFTTCFAGSSSQTSVGWTAGGGLEYAVLPNVTIKAEYLHIDLGHQNVKLTVQSPATGNGFVNVKFSNAYDIVRMGMNFRF; from the coding sequence ATGAGAAGATTGATCGTGGCCGCTGTTGTCGCTTCAGGCATGATGCTGTCGTCGGCGTCGGCTGCCGACCTGCCGGTGAAGGCCAAGCCGGCCCCTCTCTATAGCTGGACCGGATGGTACAATGGCGTGAATGCCGGCTACGGTTGGCAAGACAAAAGCGCGGCTTACACCGGCGATGTTGCTGCAGATCCGCTGATCGGCGCAGGCACCGTGTTTACCGACACGCTGGCGATAGCTTCTTTGCAGGCGACCGAAGAAACGGCCGTGAACCATCCGGCCTATCGGCAATCTCTGCGCGGGTCTGGCTTCACGGGCGGTGGGCAGTTCGGCTACAACTGGCAGATTGATCGCAGTTGGGTCACTGGTTTCGAGGCCGATCTGCAATACGCAAATGTGAAAGGCCGCGCGCTTTTCGAGGAACCCTCGACCGGCGGCACTCCTCTCTCGGCCGCCTCTTCCCATCAACTTGACTGGTTCGGCACCCTGCGCGGCCGGATCGGCTACTTGTTGAGCGACCGCTTCCTCGCTTTCGGCACAGGCGGCCTCGCCTATGGTGGAACGAAGGGACAGGCTGCCATCTCGATCATTGGTCCGTTGGGCGGGACCGTCGACGCCGGATTCGTCACAAAGATTATCTGTCCCGGCTTCACGACCTGCTTCGCCGGCTCCTCGTCACAGACCTCGGTCGGCTGGACAGCCGGTGGCGGCCTTGAATATGCGGTGCTCCCGAACGTCACGATCAAGGCCGAATACCTGCACATCGACCTCGGCCACCAGAACGTGAAGCTGACAGTGCAGAGCCCGGCGACCGGCAATGGCTTCGTCAATGTCAAGTTCAGCAACGCTTACGACATCGTTCGTATGGGGATGAACTTCCGGTTTTGA
- a CDS encoding AraC family transcriptional regulator — MEQLGKADMKHAEDKPFYTASKNVLFGELSVGRFATTTGHYVRTRKHVTNDRDDIFVGFYRSPQPQLWTVGNQELELKPGSVVAYNIAQPVSSFTNGLTAWNLASIPRAQILKLVPHADHRSAMLLDPANPAVRHLERTINFLLEADEVHEDPELTRRAKAMLGDLIVLALGARGEVAEIAAERGLRAARQRELIAIIEKRFAEPSLSITTIADALNLSRRYVSDLLLESGATFSERVLELRLQKARAMLSDVRYDHTKVSDIAFACGFNEVTYFNRRFRDHFGCSPTQYRMGTNHSDP, encoded by the coding sequence ATGGAACAACTCGGCAAGGCCGACATGAAGCACGCCGAGGACAAGCCATTCTATACCGCGTCGAAGAATGTCCTTTTTGGCGAATTGAGCGTCGGCCGGTTTGCCACGACGACGGGACACTACGTGCGCACGCGCAAGCACGTGACCAATGATCGCGACGACATTTTTGTCGGTTTTTATCGCAGCCCCCAGCCGCAATTATGGACTGTGGGAAACCAGGAGCTTGAGCTGAAGCCGGGAAGCGTCGTCGCCTACAACATCGCCCAACCGGTCTCGAGCTTTACGAACGGCCTCACGGCGTGGAATTTGGCATCCATACCTCGTGCGCAAATTCTGAAACTTGTTCCGCATGCCGATCATCGTTCGGCAATGTTGCTCGACCCAGCGAATCCCGCGGTACGGCATCTCGAGCGCACCATCAATTTTCTCCTCGAAGCCGATGAAGTCCACGAAGACCCGGAGTTGACGCGGCGCGCCAAGGCCATGCTCGGAGACTTGATCGTGTTGGCGCTCGGCGCGCGCGGGGAAGTCGCGGAGATCGCGGCGGAACGCGGCTTGCGCGCCGCGCGGCAGCGCGAACTGATTGCAATCATTGAGAAGCGCTTCGCCGAGCCGTCTCTGTCGATCACGACCATCGCGGATGCTCTTAATCTGTCGCGCCGCTATGTGAGCGATTTGCTGCTCGAAAGCGGCGCCACATTCTCCGAGCGCGTACTTGAATTGCGCTTGCAGAAGGCGCGGGCAATGCTGTCGGACGTTCGCTACGACCACACGAAGGTGAGTGACATCGCCTTTGCCTGCGGCTTCAATGAAGTGACTTACTTCAATCGCCGCTTCCGCGATCACTTCGGCTGCTCACCGACGCAATATCGAATGGGAACGAACCACAGCGATCCATGA
- a CDS encoding CCA tRNA nucleotidyltransferase, protein MSAEPLLAQAPWLTSGGTARVLKLLNADGEEARVVGGAVRNALLGLVPGDIDIATTALPDEVIRRAKAAGIKSVPTGVDHGTVTLVIDGHPYEVTTLREDTETFGRKAKVAFGRDWVKDAERRDFTMNGLSVDASGVVYDHVGGIADIKARRVRFIGDPDQRIAEDFLRILRFFRIHAAFGAGEPDRDGYLACIRGRAGLASLSAERVRMEMLKLLVASGASAAALAMTEGGLSEALIGGVAYTGPLSAMIALERELALPASSTRRLAALTVAVTEDAKRVATRLRLSNAEAKALDSMGHRWWRFANKDEANARRLLYRLGAERYLDRVLLAWARDGGDTGSSRWRALAELPQRWTAPKFPLKAADFIARGLAEGPALGHVLTLAEDAWLAADFPLEEAALAAIADQAAARVSRDGTS, encoded by the coding sequence ATGAGCGCGGAGCCGTTACTTGCGCAAGCACCCTGGCTGACCTCCGGTGGCACCGCGCGCGTCCTGAAGCTGCTCAACGCCGACGGCGAGGAGGCGCGCGTGGTCGGCGGCGCCGTGCGCAACGCGCTGCTCGGCCTCGTGCCCGGCGACATCGACATCGCGACCACGGCGCTCCCGGACGAGGTGATCCGCCGCGCCAAGGCCGCCGGCATCAAGAGCGTGCCGACCGGCGTCGACCACGGCACCGTCACCCTTGTCATCGACGGGCACCCTTACGAGGTCACGACGCTGCGCGAGGACACAGAGACCTTCGGCCGCAAGGCCAAGGTCGCGTTCGGCCGCGACTGGGTGAAGGACGCCGAGCGGCGCGACTTCACGATGAACGGGCTGTCGGTCGATGCGAGCGGCGTCGTCTACGACCATGTCGGCGGCATCGCCGATATCAAAGCGCGGCGTGTGCGCTTCATCGGCGATCCCGACCAGCGCATCGCCGAGGATTTCTTGCGCATCCTGCGCTTCTTCCGCATCCACGCCGCCTTCGGCGCCGGCGAGCCCGACCGCGACGGCTATCTCGCCTGCATCCGCGGACGCGCAGGCCTTGCCAGCCTGTCGGCCGAGCGGGTGCGCATGGAGATGCTGAAGCTGCTGGTGGCATCTGGCGCATCCGCCGCCGCGCTGGCGATGACCGAGGGCGGCTTGTCCGAGGCGCTGATCGGCGGCGTCGCCTATACCGGCCCGCTGTCGGCGATGATCGCGCTCGAGCGCGAGCTCGCTCTTCCCGCCAGCAGCACGCGGCGCCTCGCCGCGCTGACGGTTGCCGTGACCGAGGATGCCAAGCGCGTCGCCACGCGCCTGCGGCTCTCCAATGCCGAAGCAAAGGCGCTGGATTCGATGGGGCATCGCTGGTGGCGCTTCGCCAACAAGGACGAGGCCAATGCGCGGCGGCTGCTCTACCGGCTCGGCGCGGAGCGCTATCTCGATCGCGTGCTCCTGGCCTGGGCGCGGGACGGCGGCGATACCGGCTCGTCGCGCTGGCGTGCGCTCGCCGAGCTGCCGCAGCGCTGGACCGCGCCGAAATTTCCGCTGAAGGCAGCCGATTTCATCGCGCGTGGTCTTGCCGAAGGGCCCGCGCTCGGACATGTGCTGACGCTCGCCGAGGACGCTTGGCTTGCGGCGGATTTTCCCCTGGAGGAAGCCGCGCTCGCTGCCATCGCCGATCAAGCTGCGGCGCGCGTCAGCCGCGACGGGACATCGTGA
- a CDS encoding DUF6111 family protein, which produces MIRTVLTEIGIFLIPFAVYALFLAATRSGLFVQSSWPVTVVARLVLAALVLVIAGLVGLAHFSGAAPDSTYTPAHIENGKLVPGVER; this is translated from the coding sequence ATGATCCGGACGGTTCTGACCGAGATCGGAATCTTCCTCATCCCCTTTGCCGTCTATGCGCTGTTCCTGGCCGCCACCCGCTCCGGCCTGTTCGTGCAATCGTCCTGGCCGGTCACGGTGGTCGCGCGCCTCGTCCTGGCGGCACTGGTGCTGGTGATCGCGGGCCTGGTCGGGCTCGCGCATTTCTCCGGCGCGGCGCCGGATTCGACCTACACGCCCGCCCATATCGAGAACGGCAAGCTCGTGCCGGGCGTGGAACGATAG
- a CDS encoding CoA pyrophosphatase encodes MNKPIPRGEPVAIGAADFFARSRARLGFDVPPGLYDPNIIPASGDPGTDKMLEIIAREQPVRPAAVLIAVVDRPEPTILLTQRSAHLNDHAGQIAFPGGKIDAIDSSPLDAALREAEEEVGLSRDFVEPIGYLDLYGTAFGFRILPTVAKVRPGFELTINHSEVDDAFEVPLSFLMDPANHQVHSKEFRGMERFYYAMPFAERYIWGATAGMLRVLYERIYSS; translated from the coding sequence TTGAACAAGCCTATCCCCAGAGGTGAGCCCGTCGCGATCGGCGCGGCGGATTTCTTCGCCCGCTCGCGGGCAAGGCTCGGCTTCGACGTGCCGCCCGGCCTCTACGATCCCAACATCATTCCCGCTTCGGGCGATCCCGGCACCGACAAGATGCTGGAGATCATCGCGCGCGAGCAGCCGGTGCGCCCCGCAGCGGTCCTGATCGCGGTGGTGGACCGTCCCGAGCCGACCATTTTGCTGACGCAGCGCTCGGCCCATCTCAACGACCATGCCGGCCAGATCGCCTTTCCCGGCGGCAAGATCGACGCGATCGATTCCTCGCCGCTCGATGCGGCGCTGCGCGAGGCCGAGGAGGAGGTCGGGCTGTCCAGGGACTTCGTCGAGCCGATCGGCTATCTCGATCTCTACGGCACCGCCTTCGGCTTCCGCATCCTGCCGACGGTCGCCAAAGTGCGGCCCGGCTTCGAGCTCACCATCAACCATTCCGAGGTTGATGACGCCTTCGAGGTGCCGCTATCCTTCCTGATGGACCCGGCGAACCACCAGGTGCACAGCAAGGAATTCCGCGGCATGGAGCGGTTCTATTACGCGATGCCGTTCGCGGAACGCTACATCTGGGGTGCGACGGCCGGAATGCTGCGTGTGCTGTATGAGCGGATCTATTCATCATGA
- a CDS encoding DUF1285 domain-containing protein has product MANQGQSADRGLEGLTAAAKSAASAEGAKKGLPPVHLWNPPFCGDLDIRIASDGTWFYMGTPIGRHALVRLFSTILKREGDKHFLVTPVEKVGIRVDDAPFMAVEMLKSGEDNHRVLSFRTNVDDWVTCDAAHRLRFEQAEDGGLTPYLHVRADLWAKVTRALYYDLVDMGEERMVDGQPMFGVESAGEFFAMADAEQVRAAL; this is encoded by the coding sequence ATGGCGAACCAAGGGCAGAGCGCCGATCGCGGTCTTGAGGGGCTGACTGCCGCCGCCAAAAGTGCTGCTAGTGCCGAAGGCGCCAAAAAGGGCCTGCCGCCGGTGCATCTGTGGAATCCGCCGTTTTGCGGCGATCTCGACATTCGAATCGCTTCCGATGGTACTTGGTTCTACATGGGGACGCCAATCGGCCGTCACGCGCTGGTCCGCCTGTTCTCGACCATCCTCAAGCGCGAGGGCGACAAGCATTTCCTGGTCACGCCGGTGGAGAAGGTCGGCATCCGTGTCGACGACGCGCCGTTCATGGCGGTCGAGATGCTGAAGAGCGGGGAGGACAACCATCGCGTGCTGAGCTTCCGCACCAATGTCGACGACTGGGTCACATGCGATGCCGCGCACCGGCTGCGCTTCGAGCAGGCCGAGGACGGCGGGCTGACGCCCTACTTGCATGTCCGCGCCGACCTCTGGGCCAAGGTGACCCGCGCGCTCTATTACGATCTGGTTGACATGGGCGAGGAGCGGATGGTCGATGGCCAGCCGATGTTCGGCGTCGAGTCGGCCGGCGAATTCTTCGCCATGGCCGACGCGGAGCAGGTGAGGGCCGCGCTTTGA
- a CDS encoding MoxR family ATPase has translation MAESVEKLEDGIVRSAEQVSSQIRAAKEAIGSVIFGQDRVVENTLVTILSGGHALLIGVPGLAKTKLVETLGVTLGLDAKRIQFTPDLMPSDILGAEVLDESTAGRRAFRFIAGPVFAQLLMADEINRASPRTQSALLQAMQEQHITVAGARHDLPKPFHVLATQNPLEQEGTYPLPEAQLDRFLMEIDVDYPDRDAERRILFETTGAEETLAKGSMSADALITAQRLVRRLPVGDSVVEAILSLVRSARPGAESGEAGKFIAWGPGPRASQSLMLAVRARALIDGRLAPSVDDVLDLAEPVLKHRMALTFQARAEGRTIPDVIRQLKTRIG, from the coding sequence ATGGCGGAGAGTGTCGAGAAACTCGAGGACGGGATCGTCCGTTCGGCCGAGCAGGTGTCGAGCCAGATTCGCGCGGCGAAGGAGGCGATCGGCTCCGTCATCTTCGGCCAGGATCGCGTCGTCGAGAACACCCTGGTGACGATCCTCTCCGGCGGCCATGCGCTCCTGATCGGCGTGCCGGGCCTTGCCAAGACCAAGCTGGTCGAGACGCTCGGCGTCACGCTCGGTCTCGATGCCAAGCGCATCCAGTTCACGCCCGACCTGATGCCGTCGGACATTCTCGGCGCCGAGGTGCTGGACGAGAGCACCGCCGGCAGGCGCGCCTTCCGCTTCATCGCAGGTCCCGTGTTCGCCCAGCTCCTGATGGCCGACGAGATCAACCGCGCGAGCCCCCGCACGCAGTCGGCGCTGCTGCAGGCGATGCAGGAGCAGCACATCACGGTGGCCGGCGCGCGCCACGACCTGCCAAAACCCTTCCACGTGCTCGCGACGCAAAACCCGCTGGAGCAGGAAGGCACCTATCCGCTGCCGGAAGCTCAGCTCGACCGCTTCCTGATGGAGATCGACGTCGACTATCCCGATCGCGACGCCGAGCGCCGCATCCTGTTCGAGACGACAGGCGCGGAAGAGACGCTGGCGAAGGGCTCGATGAGCGCGGATGCGCTGATCACCGCGCAGCGGCTGGTGCGCCGCCTGCCGGTCGGCGATTCCGTGGTGGAGGCGATCCTGTCGCTGGTGCGCTCGGCCCGTCCCGGCGCCGAGAGTGGCGAAGCCGGCAAGTTCATCGCCTGGGGCCCCGGCCCGCGCGCCAGCCAATCCCTGATGCTCGCCGTGCGCGCCCGCGCGCTGATCGACGGCCGTCTCGCGCCTTCGGTCGACGACGTGCTCGACCTCGCCGAGCCCGTGCTGAAGCACCGCATGGCCTTGACGTTCCAGGCGCGCGCCGAAGGACGCACGATTCCGGACGTGATCAGGCAACTCAAGACACGGATCGGTTGA
- a CDS encoding DUF58 domain-containing protein, producing MAAETGHTAKEIIAIRRADGESRTLAASLPRLVLEARRIAANVIHGLHGRRRAGSGENFWQYRRFVSGEPAQNVDWRRSARDDHLYVRELEWEASHTVWIWPDRSPSMAFASKTARESKLERTLIVAFALAELLVSGGERVGIPGLMAPTASRSVIDKMAQAMLHDDADRLSLPPSFVPAALAEIIVLSDFWSPISEIKTTLAGLSGSGAHGTMVQVVDPAEESFPYSGRIEFVEPEGFGVITAGRAESWAQDYTARLAMHRDQIRAETSKLDWLFTTHATDRSAAELLLFLHAGMQVSKSGVRTTTIKAGPAA from the coding sequence ATGGCAGCAGAGACGGGGCACACAGCAAAGGAGATCATCGCGATCCGACGTGCCGATGGCGAAAGCCGCACGCTCGCCGCTTCGCTGCCGCGCCTGGTGCTGGAAGCCCGCCGCATCGCCGCCAACGTCATCCACGGCCTGCATGGCCGCCGCCGCGCCGGCTCCGGCGAGAATTTCTGGCAATACCGCCGCTTCGTCTCCGGCGAGCCGGCGCAGAACGTCGACTGGCGGCGTTCGGCGCGTGACGACCATCTCTATGTCCGCGAGCTCGAATGGGAAGCCTCGCACACGGTCTGGATCTGGCCCGACCGCTCGCCCTCGATGGCGTTCGCCTCGAAGACCGCGCGCGAATCCAAGCTCGAGCGCACGCTGATCGTCGCCTTCGCGCTGGCCGAGCTGCTGGTGTCGGGGGGCGAGCGCGTCGGCATTCCCGGCTTGATGGCGCCGACCGCGAGCCGCAGCGTGATCGACAAGATGGCGCAGGCGATGCTGCATGACGATGCCGACCGCCTCAGCCTGCCGCCGTCCTTCGTGCCGGCGGCGCTGGCCGAGATCATCGTGCTGTCGGATTTCTGGTCGCCGATCTCCGAGATCAAGACGACGCTCGCAGGCCTCTCCGGCTCCGGCGCGCATGGCACCATGGTGCAGGTCGTCGATCCCGCCGAGGAGTCGTTCCCCTATTCCGGCCGCATCGAGTTCGTCGAGCCCGAAGGCTTCGGCGTGATCACCGCCGGCCGCGCCGAGAGCTGGGCGCAGGATTACACCGCGCGCCTCGCGATGCACCGCGACCAGATCCGCGCCGAGACCAGCAAGCTCGACTGGCTGTTCACGACCCATGCGACCGACCGCTCCGCGGCCGAGCTGTTGCTGTTCCTGCATGCCGGCATGCAGGTGAGCAAGTCGGGCGTCCGCACCACCACCATCAAGGCGGGGCCGGCCGCATGA
- a CDS encoding DUF4159 domain-containing protein, translating into MMGLPLAFTEPLLLIGLVSLPVLWWLLRVMPPRPRRIEFPPTRLLFDIAPREETPSRTPWWLTALRLLAAALVIFAAAGPIWNPQTGLAGSKAPLMIMFDDGWSAASNWDIRIRAADELIANADNDRRAIALVPLSEPNRDITLMPAGAARVALRQLAPKPYSIDRVETLTAIDRFLKATGDCEIAWLSDGVDTGRGEEFVTGLGKTIGDRSLTIFEGGTSAPLALVAAENAAAKMTVKVLRTDSGIAVGTVRALDQKASPIGEARFSFGPQDKETDAAFDLPVELRNDITRLEISGERSAGAVQLLDKRWRRRAIGIVSGSTSETAQPLLAPTFYLTRALAPFADVRLADKGSPQQGITQFLDQKLPMIILADVGTIAPELRERLNAWIDGGGVLVRFAGPRLAQAEDDLVPVKLRKGGRTLGGSLTWEKPQHLASFAADGPFAGVVVPKDVTVSRQVLAEPDAVLATKSWASLEDGTPLVTGEHRGKGLVSLFHVSADMRWSDLPMSGTFVEMLRRVVDMSGYTTKPGAGVASEATTETVAPLHILDGFGAFGPPPATAKPLPADYRDRATPDHPPGFYGPAEGPLAVNTLASADRIAALNTASLRARHATYTNAEPRDLRGWLLSTALALFLIDAIIVAVLGGGLAALLRRRAATATIVLGLVLAGLASFSPTPSRADSASDDFAMKATSQTRLAYVVTGNADVDSIVKAGMSGLTLFLAQRTALEAGDPVGVDPARDELAFFPLIYWPIVPGAPKPPQDAINKIDAYMKQGGTVLFDTRDAIEAAPGDSGASQTPAMRTLREILSSLDVPELEPVPREHVLTKTFYLLRDFPGRFSTGQTWVETLPREEDDESAQRPARGGDGVSPIIITSNDLAGAWAVRPDGQAMLPVVGGDPRQREFAYRAGANIVMYTLTGNYKADQVHAPALIERLGQ; encoded by the coding sequence ATGATGGGACTGCCGCTCGCCTTCACCGAACCGCTGCTCCTGATCGGCCTCGTCAGCCTGCCGGTGCTGTGGTGGCTCCTGCGCGTGATGCCGCCGCGGCCGCGCCGCATCGAGTTTCCGCCGACGCGCCTGTTGTTCGACATCGCACCGCGCGAAGAGACGCCGTCGCGGACGCCGTGGTGGCTGACCGCGCTGCGGCTCCTGGCTGCGGCGCTCGTCATCTTCGCCGCCGCCGGCCCGATCTGGAATCCGCAGACCGGACTTGCCGGCAGCAAGGCGCCGCTGATGATCATGTTCGACGACGGCTGGAGCGCGGCCTCGAACTGGGACATCCGGATCAGGGCCGCCGACGAGCTGATCGCCAATGCCGACAACGACCGCCGCGCCATTGCGCTGGTGCCGCTCTCGGAGCCGAACCGCGACATCACGCTGATGCCGGCGGGCGCGGCGCGCGTCGCGCTGCGCCAGCTCGCGCCAAAGCCCTATTCGATCGACCGCGTCGAAACCCTGACCGCGATCGACCGTTTCCTGAAGGCGACCGGCGACTGCGAGATCGCCTGGCTGTCGGACGGCGTTGACACCGGCCGCGGCGAGGAATTCGTGACGGGCCTCGGCAAGACCATCGGCGATCGCAGCCTGACCATCTTCGAAGGTGGCACCTCCGCCCCGCTGGCACTGGTCGCGGCCGAGAACGCCGCGGCGAAGATGACGGTGAAGGTGCTGCGCACCGACAGCGGCATTGCGGTCGGCACCGTGCGCGCCCTGGACCAGAAGGCCTCGCCGATCGGCGAAGCGCGCTTCTCGTTCGGCCCGCAGGACAAGGAGACCGACGCCGCGTTCGACCTGCCGGTCGAGCTGCGCAACGACATCACCCGGCTCGAGATTTCGGGCGAGCGCTCCGCCGGCGCGGTGCAGCTGCTCGACAAGCGCTGGCGCCGCCGCGCCATCGGCATCGTCTCGGGCTCGACCAGCGAGACCGCGCAGCCACTGCTGGCGCCGACCTTCTACCTCACCCGCGCGCTGGCGCCGTTCGCCGACGTGCGTCTCGCCGACAAGGGCTCGCCGCAGCAGGGCATCACGCAGTTCCTCGACCAGAAGCTGCCGATGATCATCCTCGCCGATGTCGGCACCATCGCCCCTGAGCTGCGCGAGCGCCTCAATGCCTGGATCGACGGAGGCGGCGTGCTGGTGCGGTTCGCAGGTCCCCGCTTGGCGCAGGCCGAGGACGATCTCGTGCCGGTCAAGCTGCGCAAGGGCGGCCGCACGCTCGGCGGCAGCCTGACCTGGGAGAAGCCGCAGCATCTCGCCTCCTTCGCCGCCGACGGCCCGTTCGCCGGCGTCGTCGTGCCGAAGGACGTCACCGTGAGCCGGCAGGTGCTGGCCGAGCCTGACGCCGTGCTCGCCACCAAGAGCTGGGCCTCGCTGGAAGATGGCACGCCGCTCGTCACCGGCGAGCATCGCGGCAAGGGCCTCGTCAGCCTGTTTCACGTCAGCGCCGACATGCGCTGGTCGGATCTGCCGATGTCGGGCACCTTCGTCGAAATGCTGAGGCGCGTCGTCGACATGTCCGGCTACACCACCAAGCCCGGCGCCGGCGTTGCCAGCGAGGCCACCACCGAGACGGTGGCGCCGCTTCACATCCTTGACGGTTTTGGCGCCTTCGGCCCGCCGCCGGCGACCGCGAAGCCGCTGCCGGCTGACTATCGCGACCGCGCCACACCCGATCATCCGCCCGGCTTCTATGGTCCGGCAGAAGGACCGCTCGCCGTGAACACGCTTGCTAGCGCCGACCGCATCGCCGCCCTGAACACCGCGAGCCTGCGCGCCCGGCACGCCACCTACACCAATGCCGAGCCGCGCGACTTGCGCGGCTGGCTGCTGTCGACGGCGCTGGCGCTGTTCCTGATCGACGCCATCATCGTCGCGGTGCTCGGCGGCGGCCTCGCCGCACTGCTGCGTCGCCGCGCCGCGACCGCAACGATCGTGCTTGGCCTCGTGCTTGCAGGCCTCGCATCGTTCTCGCCGACGCCGTCGCGCGCCGATAGCGCGTCCGACGATTTCGCGATGAAGGCGACCTCGCAGACCCGCCTCGCCTATGTCGTCACCGGCAATGCCGACGTCGATTCCATCGTCAAGGCCGGCATGTCCGGACTGACGCTTTTCCTGGCGCAGCGCACGGCGCTCGAGGCCGGCGATCCCGTCGGCGTCGATCCCGCGCGCGACGAGCTCGCCTTCTTCCCGCTGATCTACTGGCCGATCGTGCCCGGCGCGCCCAAGCCGCCGCAGGACGCCATCAACAAGATCGATGCCTACATGAAGCAGGGCGGCACCGTGCTGTTCGACACCCGCGACGCCATCGAGGCCGCGCCCGGTGACAGCGGCGCATCGCAGACCCCGGCGATGCGGACGCTGCGCGAGATCCTGTCGTCGCTCGACGTCCCCGAGCTCGAGCCGGTGCCGCGCGAGCACGTGCTGACCAAGACCTTCTACCTGCTGCGCGACTTCCCCGGCCGCTTCAGCACCGGCCAGACCTGGGTCGAGACCCTGCCGCGCGAAGAGGATGACGAGAGCGCGCAGCGGCCGGCGCGCGGCGGCGACGGCGTCTCGCCGATCATCATCACCTCGAACGATCTCGCCGGCGCCTGGGCGGTGCGGCCCGACGGCCAGGCCATGCTCCCCGTGGTCGGGGGCGACCCCCGCCAGCGCGAATTCGCCTACCGCGCCGGCGCCAACATCGTGATGTACACGCTGACCGGCAACTACAAGGCCGACCAGGTGCACGCACCGGCCCTGATCGAACGATTGGGGCAATAG